AACAGTTATGATCAAAGCTAAGATTGCGCATGGTGTCGCAACTGCATTTGTCGGGTTCGTCGTTGCCGCGGCACCCCTCGGGGTCTGCGCCGAAACAGCGCTCGCACCGGTGCAGCTTGCGCCTGTCGTTGCCGAACATGGCATGGTGGCGACGCAGGAAAAGCAGGCGACGCGGATCGGAGTCGAGATTTTGCGGCGCGGCGGTAATGCCGTAGACGCAGCCGTCGCTGTCGGTCTTGCCCTTGCGGTTACTTTACCTGACGCCGGTAACCTTGGCGGCGGCGGCTTCATGCTTGTTCATCTTGCTAAGACCACGAAGGCTTCTGCAAAGACTATTGCAATCGACTATCGCGAGACCGCCCCAGCCGATACGCCGCGCACGGTTTTTCTCGACAAAAGCGGCCAAGCAGTCCCGGCAAAATCGCGCGACACGGGTCTAGGCGTTGGTGTTCCATCGACGGTTGCGGGCTTCGCCTATGCGTTGAAACATTACGGTTCGGGTAAATTCACGCTGGCTGATCTTGCGCAGCCGGCGATCGTGCTGGCGCGCAAGGGCTTCATCATCGACGAGGACCTTGCCGCAAGGCTCGCGCAGGCAGCGCCGCGGCTCGCGCATTGGCCATCGTCGGCCAAGATCTTCCTGCATGAGGACGCCACGCCTTTCCGGCGTGGCGAAAGACTGGTGCAGAGCGATCTCGCCGCATCGCTCGAAAGTCTCGCGCATAACGGGGCGCGATCTTTCTACACAGGCTCGACGGCGGCAAAAATCGTTGCGGCGGTGCAGGCCGCCGGCGGCCACATGACCCGGCAAGACATGCAGGACTATCAGGCGAAGCCGCGGGTGCCGGTGCTAGGCACCTATCGTGGCTATGACATTGTCGCCATGCCGCCGCCGTCCTCCGGCGGCGTCGCTCTGATCGAGCTGCTCAATATCCTGGAAGGCTATCCGCTCGCGAAATACGGAGCTGAATCGCCCGAGGCCTTGCATCTTATGGCGGAGGCGATGAAGCCGGTCTATGCCGATCGCGCGCAATATCTCGGCGATCCCGATCGCGTCAAAGTGCCGGTCCACGGCCTGACCAGCATGGCTTATGCGACGAAGCTGCGCGCCGCGCTCTCGTTGACGAAAGCACGCCCCGCCGCGGAGATCCGCGCGGGCAATCCCTTGCCTTATGAAAGCCGCGAGACGACGCATTTTTCGGTCGTCGACTCGCAGGGCAATGCCGTCTCCAACACGTACACGCTGAATTTCGGCTTTGGCATCGGCCTCGTTGCGCCGGGCACCGGCATCCTTCTCAACAATGAGCTTGATGATTTCGCGGCCAAGCCGGGTGCGCCCAATGCCTATGGGCTGTTGGGCGGGGCGGCCAATGCGCCGGCCGGCGGCAAGCGGCCGCTCTCCTCGATGACGCCGACCATGGTGTTCGACAAGGGCAAGCTCATTCTTGTCACCGGTTCGCCGGGCGGCTCGCGCATCATCACGATCGTCGCGCAAATCGTTCTCGACTGCCTCGATTTCCATATGAATGTCGCGAAGGCCGAAGCGGCACCGCGCATTCATGATCAATGGATGCCGGATGAGCTACAGATCGAGCCCGGCTTCCCGCCGGCGACTTTGCAGAAACTCGTGGCGATGGGCCATCATCTGCATGAGTTTTCGCCTTGGGGCTCGGCCCAGAGCATCATGCGGCATGGCAATGGATGGGAAGGCGGCAGCGATCCGCGTCAGCATGACGGGCTGGCGGCGGGATATTAGGGCTCGATGTGTCGCTGCCTCCGCTTGCGGCAGCGCCGTCCCGCTCATGCCGCGGCGCGGTCCTTCACATCGTCGGGGCTGCCGAAATAGGCAATGTAGCGGTCCTCTATTTCGGCCAGCGGCATGATGGTGAAGACATCGACCGTGCCGAATTGTGTATCGACGACGGCGCCATTGCCAAATTTCGCACCGACCCGCAGATAGGCCTTCACCAGAGGCGGCAGCGCGGCGACGCCCTTGCGTGCATCGACGGCGGTCTTTTCGAGAATAGCCATCGGCACGGCGCGGCCGTGAAGCGGGACAACCTGCCATTCCGCATCGGCGGAGGCCTGGTGATGCAAAAAGCTCAAAGGCAGCGCCAGTTTGAGGGGATTGACGCCGGGCAGGCTCGCGCAGCCGATCAGGACATCGACGTGATAATGTTTCGCGTATGTCCAGAGGCCGCGCCACAAAAGCTCGATGACACGCTTCGAGCGATATTTCGCATGCACGCAGGATCGCCCGAGTTCGAGAAAATTCTTGTCGCTATGGCGGCCGAGCAAGGGCGCGATATCGAATTCGTTCTGGCTGTAGAAGCCGCCGTGCCGCTCCGCGATCTCGCGCCGCAAGAGACGATAGGTGCCGACCACTTTCGGTTTGCCGCGGCCGAAGGAATTGCGCGCCGCCATGTCGAAGACGAGGAGATGGTCGCAATATTTGTCGAAGCGGCAGATGTCGCGGCGCACCAGCGCTGCTCTGCCTTGCGCGATGGCGCCGCCTTCTTCATAAAAGACTTTGAAACGCAACCGCTGGGCGCGCCGAATTTCCTTTTTCGTCGTCGCTAGGCGGATTTCCAAATCGCCGGAGCGCCCCAGCACATGCGGCAGGCCGGGTTCATCGCGCATAGGCTCGCGCAATCGTGGTTCGCGCAATCGTGGTTCGCGCGGAAATTCAATGATTGAGCCGAAGACGAAAGGCATGCTGAGCGGCCACATATCACGAATCATCCGAGATCATTGCGACTTGATAGAATAAATCGACCAAGCGAAACTTTGATGACGCCGATAAACAGGGCAATCGGGTGAAGAAGCCCCTCATCCTGAGGAGGGTCCAAAGGACCCGTCTCGTAGGATGAAGGGGCCAGCGGAAAGCGTTGTTCGGATCCGCGCCGGCTCCAACTCTCGCCAGAATCATAAGACCTGGTCATAAATTCGCAATCGTTTCATTCTACCGCGGGTTCATCCGCGCATGTGGTCCACCGGTCTTTGTTTGCTCATGGCCTATTTCCGCGCCGTTGGCGTCGTTTTTATCATGCTCTTCTTCTTCGTCATCGGGGCGCCGCTGCAATGGCTTGTCCTGCGCCTTGCGGCGCCTGGGGCGCATGTGCTGCCCTTGCTGTTCAACCGCATGCTGCTCGGATGTTTGCAGATTCGGGTCGTGGCGCATGGCCGGACGGCGGCTGACGCGGCGACGGTGCTGCTGCCGCAACTGCTCGTCGCCAATCATGTCTCATGGACCGATATTCCGGCGCTGGGAACGATTCATACGATCTCCTTTCTCGCCAAGCGGGAAGTGTCGCGATGGCCGATCATCGCGTCTTTCGCGCGGCTGCAAGGGACCTTGTTCGTCGATCGCGACAGCCGCAAGTCGATCAAAGATGCCAATGCGGCGATGGCGGCGCGCATGCGCGAAGGCGGCTGGGTCGCACTGTTTCCGGAAGGCACGACGCATGACGGGACGAGTCTCGGGCGTTTCCATTCCTCGCATTTCGCGGCGGCACGCGAGCTTCTGCTCGGCGCGGCGCATGTCGAGGCTGTGTGCGTGCAACCGATTGCAATCCGCTATTCTTCCGCCCACGCGGCCTGGCTCGGCGATGATTTGCTGTTGCCGCATATCATGCAGCTCGTCAAAGGCGCGCCGGTCATTTGCGACATCTTCTTATGCGAGCCTTTGATCTTTGATCGGATGGCCGATCGCAAGGCGATCGCGCAAGCCTGCAATCAGCGGATCGAAGCCATGCTGGCTGCGACGATGCCGGCGGAGACTTGCGCAGCCGACGCCATGTTGCAGAGGGCGTGAGGCGTCGACTCAGCGCGGCGCATTTTCGGATGCCGCAGCCTTGTGTTCGAGCCATTTCGCCGCGCCTCGCGCCGCCGCCGCTCCCGTCGAAAAACAAGCCTGCAACAGATAGCCGCCGGTCGGGGCTTCCCAATCGAGCATTTCGCCGGCGACGAACATGCCGGGCTTGCGCCGGAGCATGAAATTCTCGTCGATTTCGTCGAACAAGATCCCGCCGGCGGTCGAGATGGCGCGGGCCATCGGCGCGATGCCGCAGATGCGCACCGGCACGGCATTGATCAAATGCGCCAGACGATCGGGGCTGAGCGCCGATAGAGGCTCCGATGCATTGAGCTGGGCTTCGTAGAGGAGGCCGACCGCGACCGGCGATAGTTTCAGCGCCTTGCGGAGCAGATTGGCGCGCGATGGCTTGTGGCCGCCCAAATGCCGGCGCAGCCGGTCTTCTACTTCGCTTTGACTGAGATCCGGCCGCAGAGCGATATGAAGCACGGCCTCGCCATCCGCCAAGACGGCGGCGCGCAACGCGCCCGACAAGGCATAGATGGCGCCGCCTTCGATGCCGCCCTTGGTAATGGTGGCTTCACCGCGTAAATCTTGGCCGGCGAAGGAAAAGCTGGCGCCTTTTATCGGCGCGCCTGCGAAGCGGCTGCGAAAATTCTCCGACCAGTCGACACAAAATCCGCAATTCGCCGGAAGCAGCGGCGAAACGCCGATGGCCGCCTCCGTCATGGTCGCGTTCCAGAGTCCGTCGGATCCAAGCCGTGGCCATGTCGCGCCGCCGAGTGCAAAGATGCACGCATCCGCCCGCTGCGTGACGCGTCCTGCCTGAGTTTCGAAGACAAGCGCGGCTTCCGCGTCCCAACCGATCCAGCGATGCCGGGGCATGAACGTGACGCCTTGTGCAGCGAGACGTTTGAGCCATGCGCGAAGCAAAGGCGAGGCTTTGAAGGATGCGGGAAACACCCGTCCGCTGCTGCCGATAAAGGTCGCCTCGCCGAGTTCCGCGCACCAGGCTTGCAGGGCAGACGGCGGAAATTCTTCGATGGCGCGCCGCAGATGCGCCGCCGCGGCACCATAGCGGGCAATGAAACGCTCGCTATCTTCGGAATGGGTGAGGTTGAGACCGCCGCGTCCGGCGAGCAGGAACTTGCGCCCAGGCGAGGGCATAGAATCATAGACGGTAACCGCACCGCCGGCGCGGGCCAAAACTTCGGCGGCCATCAGCCCGGCGGGGCCGGCCCCGACGACGGCTATCTTCGCGGCTGTCCGCCGCTCCGGCGAGGACTCTGGCATTATGGGCACGAAGGTGGGAATGCGGTCCGACATTGCTGGTCCGTGTGAGCGGAAAACCCGCTCTGTTGCCGCTCGTCAAATGGATGGGGACGCCCGCGGCAGATCAAGCGGATGCAGAAGGCAGCGATCGGCCAATAGCCAGAGGCACGTGGTTCTTAGCAGGCGCGGAGCAAAGCCGTCGAGCCCAGTCGAGCCCAGTCGAGCCTAGGCAAGCTGAAACTGGTGCGGATCGTGCTTGCTTGTTGGAAATTTTGCTTGGGAAGCGGGCGCGCGCCTGCCATGGGCAACGCCTTGGAGCGAGAGCTTCGACCAAGCAGCTACGCAGCGGACAAAAAACAACAGCGCCAAGAATCAAGAAAAATTAAGGAGAAAGACGTGCCGCGCTCTTATTCGGCTTTTCTGACTCGCCCCGATGTGCCGGCGCGCAAGGCGCTGCAACAGGCGGTCGACAGCCTCAAGCTGAAATTGTCGCTCGACGACGCTTATGTTCCGTTTGAGACATCGGGCTATGTGCCTTGCACCTTTGATGGCGAGGACGCCGGCTTCGACATGCGCTTTCAGGATGTCGAAGCGAATTTGCGCGCCCGCGTCGGCGATAAGGATGTCGCCATCGCTTTCCGCTGGGGCGGCGATCCGCGCGAAGAGGCAAGCGTCCTGATCGTTTGCGCCGCGCTTGCAAAAAATTTCGGTGCGCTTGTGTACGAGCCGGATACCGATGTTCTGCATGCCACGGACGAGGTCGTCGCCAAAGCGCGCAAAGCGGCCGCTTGCCTATGAAAATCTTGACGCGAGTGGAGCGGCACTGCCGGCCGGCGAATATCGCAGACCGGCGGCGAAACGGAGCGACGCAGGTGGTCGCTCGTCGGTGCCGCTTGCGTAATTTTGCCGCGAGGGCTTTGCCGCAAACCCGCTACAATGTTGCGCTCGCGGCAGCGGCCAAGGCTTGCGCATATAAAAGCCATATGATAGGTCACGCGCGCTTTCGGGGGTCAAGCCCGGCCTTGGTTGATGGCTTTGTTCCCGTATCTCCGCCGCCTGCGCTTTTGGGTTTTGCTGCGATCGCACGAGACGATCTGAATCCTCAAGAGGCCGGGCATGACGGTTTCATGGATTCTACGGACTCTTGGATTGAAGGTTGACCGCGTTGGCGCAGGAAACAACGATTGTATCCGGAATGGCCGGCCGCTATGCTCAGGCGCTCTACGCTCTGGCGCATGAGCGGGGCGCGACCGAGCAAGTGGCGGCCGATCTTTCGACCTTCTCC
The window above is part of the Methylovirgula sp. HY1 genome. Proteins encoded here:
- the ggt gene encoding gamma-glutamyltransferase — protein: MIKAKIAHGVATAFVGFVVAAAPLGVCAETALAPVQLAPVVAEHGMVATQEKQATRIGVEILRRGGNAVDAAVAVGLALAVTLPDAGNLGGGGFMLVHLAKTTKASAKTIAIDYRETAPADTPRTVFLDKSGQAVPAKSRDTGLGVGVPSTVAGFAYALKHYGSGKFTLADLAQPAIVLARKGFIIDEDLAARLAQAAPRLAHWPSSAKIFLHEDATPFRRGERLVQSDLAASLESLAHNGARSFYTGSTAAKIVAAVQAAGGHMTRQDMQDYQAKPRVPVLGTYRGYDIVAMPPPSSGGVALIELLNILEGYPLAKYGAESPEALHLMAEAMKPVYADRAQYLGDPDRVKVPVHGLTSMAYATKLRAALSLTKARPAAEIRAGNPLPYESRETTHFSVVDSQGNAVSNTYTLNFGFGIGLVAPGTGILLNNELDDFAAKPGAPNAYGLLGGAANAPAGGKRPLSSMTPTMVFDKGKLILVTGSPGGSRIITIVAQIVLDCLDFHMNVAKAEAAPRIHDQWMPDELQIEPGFPPATLQKLVAMGHHLHEFSPWGSAQSIMRHGNGWEGGSDPRQHDGLAAGY
- a CDS encoding GNAT family N-acetyltransferase; protein product: MRDEPGLPHVLGRSGDLEIRLATTKKEIRRAQRLRFKVFYEEGGAIAQGRAALVRRDICRFDKYCDHLLVFDMAARNSFGRGKPKVVGTYRLLRREIAERHGGFYSQNEFDIAPLLGRHSDKNFLELGRSCVHAKYRSKRVIELLWRGLWTYAKHYHVDVLIGCASLPGVNPLKLALPLSFLHHQASADAEWQVVPLHGRAVPMAILEKTAVDARKGVAALPPLVKAYLRVGAKFGNGAVVDTQFGTVDVFTIMPLAEIEDRYIAYFGSPDDVKDRAAA
- a CDS encoding 1-acyl-sn-glycerol-3-phosphate acyltransferase translates to MAYFRAVGVVFIMLFFFVIGAPLQWLVLRLAAPGAHVLPLLFNRMLLGCLQIRVVAHGRTAADAATVLLPQLLVANHVSWTDIPALGTIHTISFLAKREVSRWPIIASFARLQGTLFVDRDSRKSIKDANAAMAARMREGGWVALFPEGTTHDGTSLGRFHSSHFAAARELLLGAAHVEAVCVQPIAIRYSSAHAAWLGDDLLLPHIMQLVKGAPVICDIFLCEPLIFDRMADRKAIAQACNQRIEAMLAATMPAETCAADAMLQRA
- a CDS encoding TIGR03862 family flavoprotein; the protein is MPESSPERRTAAKIAVVGAGPAGLMAAEVLARAGGAVTVYDSMPSPGRKFLLAGRGGLNLTHSEDSERFIARYGAAAAHLRRAIEEFPPSALQAWCAELGEATFIGSSGRVFPASFKASPLLRAWLKRLAAQGVTFMPRHRWIGWDAEAALVFETQAGRVTQRADACIFALGGATWPRLGSDGLWNATMTEAAIGVSPLLPANCGFCVDWSENFRSRFAGAPIKGASFSFAGQDLRGEATITKGGIEGGAIYALSGALRAAVLADGEAVLHIALRPDLSQSEVEDRLRRHLGGHKPSRANLLRKALKLSPVAVGLLYEAQLNASEPLSALSPDRLAHLINAVPVRICGIAPMARAISTAGGILFDEIDENFMLRRKPGMFVAGEMLDWEAPTGGYLLQACFSTGAAAARGAAKWLEHKAAASENAPR